In Streptomyces longhuiensis, the following proteins share a genomic window:
- a CDS encoding alpha/beta fold hydrolase, producing MTESAVHGSRRRIRRTGVAAAGFATAALCVVTVAPAVADDGASGAKPTIVLVHGAFADGSSWNGVIERLERQGYTVMAPANPLRGLYSDSTYIASVLKSVKGPIVLAGHSYGGAVISTAAAGNDQVKSLVYISALMPDVGESGMSLGARFPSALGTATRTVPYEAGGGVSGTDLYLKRDKVHPVFAACLPKSQANLLGVTQRPAATTAFSETAKVAAWKTIPSWALVGRQDMTISPDQERFEAKRAHSHTVEINSCHVSLIAHPADVAALILQAATATAATAGGSDRLALANSGSVQRTAVVTGLASASLATGSALVLLGRRLRRRTY from the coding sequence ATGACGGAATCTGCGGTCCATGGCTCACGACGCCGAATACGGCGTACGGGCGTCGCGGCGGCGGGGTTCGCCACTGCCGCCTTGTGCGTGGTCACGGTGGCCCCCGCCGTAGCGGACGACGGCGCCAGCGGCGCGAAGCCCACCATCGTGCTGGTGCACGGAGCATTCGCGGACGGCTCCAGTTGGAACGGGGTGATCGAACGACTCGAGCGCCAGGGCTACACGGTCATGGCCCCGGCCAACCCGCTGCGAGGGCTGTACAGCGATTCCACCTACATCGCCTCCGTGCTGAAGAGCGTCAAGGGTCCGATCGTGCTCGCTGGTCACTCCTACGGCGGAGCCGTGATCAGCACGGCCGCGGCCGGCAACGACCAGGTGAAGTCCCTGGTGTACATCTCGGCGCTGATGCCCGACGTGGGCGAGAGCGGCATGTCACTGGGAGCCCGTTTCCCCAGCGCCCTCGGCACTGCCACCCGGACCGTGCCCTACGAGGCAGGTGGAGGCGTCAGCGGGACCGACCTCTACCTGAAGCGCGACAAGGTGCACCCGGTCTTCGCCGCCTGCCTTCCAAAGAGCCAGGCGAATCTGCTGGGGGTGACTCAACGGCCCGCCGCCACCACCGCGTTCTCCGAGACGGCCAAGGTCGCGGCCTGGAAGACCATCCCGTCCTGGGCACTCGTCGGCCGGCAGGACATGACCATCAGCCCGGACCAGGAGCGGTTCGAGGCCAAGCGCGCCCACTCCCACACAGTGGAGATCAACTCCTGTCACGTGTCGCTGATCGCGCACCCCGCCGACGTCGCCGCTCTGATCCTCCAGGCCGCCACCGCCACTGCCGCCACCGCCGGCGGATCCGACCGCCTGGCGCTCGCGAACTCCGGCTCCGTGCAGCGCACCGCAGTCGTGACCGGACTCGCCAGCGCCTCCCTGGCTACCGGCTCCGCTCTCGTTCTCCTCGGCCGCCGACTGCGACGCCGCACGTACTGA
- a CDS encoding SpoIIE family protein phosphatase has translation MFVLQVAIVFLLAIGAVVALVLTAQHASTRDARNRSLAIAQGFASSPGVAQALVSSNPTAVLQPRIKEAQKASNVDFLGVLNRDGTYEAISSVASRPGIHTTTNMAPLLAGRTTTEKGVGSLGPQIRAYVPVKAPDGTVVGAVGAGVTLEHVSNRVTAQLSSVLGAAVGAVAVTIGGAALISRRLWAQTRGLGPVEITRMYEHHDAVLHAVREGVLIIGGDGRLLLANDEARRLLGLAEDAQGLPIPDLNLDPPIAELLASGRTASDEVHMAGDHLLSVNVRPTAPYGGPAGSAVTLRDTTELGALAGRAETARERLSLLYDAGASIGTTLDVVRTAEKLAEVAVPRFADMVTVDLLDPVLAGGEPTEESTEMRRAAVSGDLPGSPLQPVGELISWAPHSPQLSSVINGQAVLEANLHVAEGWRTHDPERSRRVLDAGIHSLITVPLRARGVVLGLGDFWRAEGSEPFDEEDLSFATELAARAAVAIDNARLYTHERTVAVTLQRSLLPQTLPEQTALEVAYRYLPAQAGVGGDWFDVIPLSGARVALVVGDVVGHGLHASATMGRLRTAVHNFSTLDLSPDELLTHLDELVAYLDIAEASSERDGITGATCLYAIYDPVSGACTFARAGHPGPAVMHPDGTVAFPDTPVSPPLGLGSGLPFETATLQLSEGSQLALFTDGLVESRHRDLDTSLELLRDALSHADHTPEQACQAVFDTLLSERPRDDVALLIARTKLLGPDHVADWDVLADPAAVSRIRAEVSRRLVTWGLTTVAFSTELIVSELVTNAIRYGAPPIRLRLLHDRNLICEVADGSSTSPHLRRARLTDEGGRGLFLVAQCAQRWGTRYTPHGKIIWTEQSLHEDPDEPGMNLADALLDQWDE, from the coding sequence ATGTTCGTGCTGCAAGTGGCGATCGTGTTCCTGCTGGCTATCGGCGCCGTTGTCGCACTCGTCCTCACAGCCCAGCACGCAAGCACCCGCGACGCCCGTAATCGTTCGCTCGCCATCGCCCAAGGTTTTGCCAGTTCACCCGGCGTCGCGCAGGCCCTGGTGTCCTCCAATCCCACCGCGGTGCTGCAGCCGCGGATCAAAGAGGCCCAGAAAGCCTCAAACGTAGATTTTCTGGGTGTCTTGAACCGGGATGGCACCTACGAGGCCATCTCCTCGGTCGCGAGCCGGCCCGGGATCCACACCACTACGAACATGGCTCCCTTGCTGGCTGGGCGGACGACGACGGAGAAGGGCGTCGGCTCTCTGGGCCCTCAGATCCGGGCCTACGTCCCTGTCAAGGCACCGGATGGCACGGTGGTCGGCGCCGTCGGGGCCGGCGTAACCCTCGAACACGTCAGCAACAGGGTCACGGCGCAACTGTCGTCCGTGCTGGGCGCTGCCGTCGGAGCGGTGGCCGTCACCATCGGCGGAGCAGCCCTGATCAGCCGAAGGCTGTGGGCGCAGACCCGCGGTCTCGGCCCCGTCGAGATCACGCGCATGTACGAACATCACGACGCGGTCCTGCACGCGGTGCGGGAGGGCGTGCTGATCATTGGCGGTGACGGTCGGTTGCTGCTCGCCAACGACGAGGCACGGCGGTTGCTCGGCCTGGCCGAGGACGCCCAAGGGCTGCCCATCCCGGACCTGAACCTGGACCCACCCATCGCCGAACTCCTCGCATCGGGACGGACAGCCAGCGACGAGGTGCACATGGCGGGAGATCATCTGCTGTCGGTGAACGTGCGGCCAACCGCCCCTTACGGCGGACCGGCCGGAAGCGCGGTGACGCTGCGGGACACCACCGAGCTAGGGGCCTTGGCGGGCAGGGCAGAGACCGCTCGCGAGCGCTTGTCGCTGCTCTACGACGCGGGCGCGTCCATCGGCACCACCCTGGATGTGGTGCGCACCGCCGAGAAGCTGGCTGAAGTGGCAGTTCCACGCTTCGCAGACATGGTCACCGTAGACCTGCTGGATCCGGTTCTTGCAGGTGGGGAACCGACCGAGGAGAGCACCGAGATGCGCCGCGCCGCTGTCAGCGGCGACTTGCCGGGCTCGCCGCTGCAACCCGTTGGCGAACTCATCAGCTGGGCACCCCACTCGCCTCAACTGTCGAGCGTGATCAATGGCCAGGCGGTCCTTGAAGCCAACCTGCACGTGGCTGAGGGCTGGCGCACCCATGACCCCGAGCGGTCCCGCAGGGTCCTGGACGCTGGCATCCACTCGCTGATCACGGTGCCGCTGCGGGCGCGAGGTGTGGTGCTTGGACTGGGCGACTTCTGGCGCGCCGAGGGCTCTGAGCCCTTCGACGAAGAGGACCTGTCCTTCGCCACGGAACTGGCGGCCCGAGCGGCAGTGGCGATCGACAATGCCCGCCTCTACACCCACGAGCGCACGGTAGCCGTCACGCTGCAGCGCAGCCTGCTTCCCCAGACACTGCCTGAGCAGACGGCTCTGGAGGTCGCCTACCGCTATCTGCCCGCACAGGCTGGGGTCGGCGGAGACTGGTTCGATGTCATTCCACTGTCAGGCGCCCGTGTTGCCCTGGTGGTCGGTGACGTTGTCGGCCACGGGTTGCACGCCTCGGCCACCATGGGCCGACTGCGTACCGCGGTGCACAACTTCTCCACCCTGGACCTCTCCCCCGACGAGTTGCTGACTCATCTGGACGAGCTGGTCGCCTATCTGGACATCGCCGAGGCCTCCAGCGAGAGGGACGGGATCACCGGCGCCACCTGCCTGTATGCGATCTACGACCCGGTCTCCGGGGCGTGCACCTTCGCCCGAGCCGGCCACCCGGGCCCCGCTGTGATGCACCCCGACGGCACCGTCGCCTTCCCCGACACCCCGGTCTCACCACCGCTCGGCCTGGGAAGCGGTCTCCCCTTCGAAACCGCCACGCTCCAGCTGTCGGAGGGCAGCCAGCTGGCACTCTTCACCGACGGGCTCGTCGAGAGCCGGCACCGCGACCTCGACACCAGCCTGGAACTTTTGCGAGACGCTCTCTCCCACGCCGACCACACGCCGGAACAGGCTTGCCAGGCGGTCTTCGACACCCTGCTGTCCGAACGCCCCCGCGACGACGTCGCCCTGCTCATCGCCCGCACCAAGCTGCTGGGCCCCGACCATGTCGCCGACTGGGACGTGCTCGCCGACCCGGCCGCCGTCTCCCGTATCCGTGCCGAAGTCAGCCGCCGGCTTGTGACCTGGGGTCTGACCACGGTCGCCTTCAGCACTGAGCTGATCGTCAGCGAGCTGGTCACCAACGCCATCCGGTACGGCGCCCCACCCATCCGACTGCGCCTGCTGCACGACCGAAACCTGATCTGCGAGGTGGCCGACGGCTCCAGCACCTCCCCACACCTGCGCCGGGCCCGGCTCACCGACGAGGGTGGCCGCGGCCTGTTCCTGGTAGCTCAGTGTGCCCAGCGCTGGGGCACCCGCTACACACCCCACGGCAAGATCATCTGGACCGAGCAGTCCCTGCACGAAGACCCCGACGAACCAGGCATGAACCTCGCCGACGCCCTCCTCGACCAATGGGACGAATGA
- a CDS encoding glycogen debranching N-terminal domain-containing protein → MRYEHRARRGTRHRRHSRTATSHVLSERLRSANQSDRSRAVIDSSHVRAARRGHELPSPAGRSRLGANQGLFVRDARHLTRWQLTVDGSAPVVLSLVAPTADGAAECALTPKGTRDAPPASTVFRRQTVTAGAFKDLLRFVSNSQDPIVAKVALTVDTDFAGLFARRLPQSRHSAPGPLSGRGRGVRLRAGRLALAHHGDRRARPDNVHASDGPSYELVWRLPFSPHAEAEMRLHVAAHPHGGPQLAAQPVRDTTLQLPDLGNDLGLACAQGLTDLDLLTIQATGVDGEPVSIPGAGVPWYLTLFGRDSLLKVPRRRRRSRRPTRRARGSPAPRTARTSAPTGAAAGTARAR, encoded by the coding sequence ATGCGGTACGAGCACCGGGCCCGGAGGGGAACGCGCCACCGACGCCATTCCAGGACAGCCACTTCTCACGTGCTGTCGGAGCGACTGCGGTCGGCGAACCAGTCGGACCGGTCGCGTGCCGTGATCGACTCCTCGCATGTCCGGGCGGCCCGGCGGGGTCACGAGCTGCCCAGCCCGGCCGGCCGCTCACGGCTAGGCGCCAATCAGGGCCTGTTCGTCCGTGACGCCCGCCACCTGACCCGCTGGCAGCTCACAGTCGACGGCAGCGCGCCCGTCGTTCTCTCCCTGGTCGCACCGACAGCGGACGGCGCGGCCGAGTGTGCCCTCACCCCAAAAGGCACCCGCGACGCCCCGCCCGCATCCACCGTGTTCCGCCGGCAGACGGTCACGGCAGGCGCGTTCAAGGACCTCCTGCGTTTCGTCAGCAACAGCCAGGACCCGATCGTCGCCAAGGTCGCCCTCACCGTGGACACGGACTTCGCCGGTCTCTTCGCACGGCGACTCCCCCAAAGCCGACACAGTGCGCCGGGCCCACTGTCCGGTCGCGGGCGTGGAGTTCGACTACGAGCAGGCCGCCTGGCGCTCGCGCATCACGGTGACCGCAGAGCCCGCCCCGATAACGTGCACGCGAGCGACGGACCCTCTTACGAGTTGGTGTGGCGTCTGCCCTTCTCCCCACATGCCGAGGCAGAGATGCGGCTACACGTCGCTGCCCATCCGCACGGCGGGCCGCAACTCGCAGCGCAGCCCGTACGCGACACGACACTCCAACTCCCCGATCTCGGCAATGACTTGGGGCTCGCTTGCGCGCAGGGCCTCACCGACCTCGACCTGTTGACGATCCAAGCCACCGGAGTCGACGGCGAACCCGTCAGCATCCCGGGGGCCGGTGTGCCGTGGTACCTGACTCTGTTCGGCCGCGACTCGCTGCTCAAGGTCCCCCGGCGCCGCCGGAGGAGCCGTCGGCCCACGCGCCGGGCCCGCGGATCTCCGGCGCCTCGCACAGCCCGTACCTCGGCCCCGACAGGCGCAGCAGCAGGCACAGCGCGGGCCCGGTGA
- a CDS encoding HPr family phosphocarrier protein, producing the protein MHQRTVAVGSQSGLHARPASLLVQAATRQPVKVTISRDGQRAADARSLLSVLALAAQYGDSVVLAAEGDGAEAAVDELATLLARDLDATP; encoded by the coding sequence ATGCATCAGCGCACTGTCGCCGTGGGTTCCCAAAGCGGTCTGCACGCTCGCCCGGCCTCATTGCTCGTCCAGGCAGCGACTCGGCAGCCGGTCAAGGTGACCATCAGCAGGGACGGCCAGCGCGCCGCCGACGCCCGGAGTCTGCTCTCTGTGCTCGCCCTGGCGGCCCAGTACGGCGACTCAGTGGTACTGGCCGCGGAGGGCGACGGCGCGGAAGCCGCGGTCGACGAGCTGGCCACACTCCTCGCTCGCGACCTCGACGCCACGCCGTGA
- a CDS encoding maleate cis-trans isomerase family protein: protein MPTHHIGMIVPSSNLTMETEVPRMLRAREEAGHDDRFVFHSSRMRMQKVTPEQLRGMNAQTERAALELADARPDVVATACLVAIMAQGPGYHCTAEDQITAVLREQGAEVPVVSSAGALLDGIAALGARRIAVVTPYMKELTALVTDYIESTGTEVVDSLSLEVPDNLAVARLDPADLRDHYQRLDLSGADALVLSACVQMPSLEAIQPVEDACGIPVLSAATATTYRLLTELGLPPTVPGAGHLLSGKIGTAAAATASSVVPD, encoded by the coding sequence ATGCCCACGCACCACATCGGGATGATCGTGCCCAGCTCGAACCTGACGATGGAGACCGAAGTCCCGCGCATGCTCCGGGCCCGCGAGGAGGCGGGCCACGACGACCGCTTCGTCTTCCACAGCAGCCGTATGCGCATGCAGAAGGTCACACCCGAGCAGTTGCGCGGCATGAACGCCCAGACGGAGCGTGCCGCGCTCGAACTCGCCGACGCACGGCCCGATGTGGTGGCCACGGCCTGCCTCGTCGCGATCATGGCGCAGGGCCCGGGCTACCACTGCACCGCCGAGGACCAGATCACCGCCGTGTTGCGGGAGCAGGGCGCCGAGGTCCCCGTCGTGTCCAGTGCAGGAGCGCTACTGGACGGCATTGCCGCGCTCGGCGCACGTCGCATCGCGGTCGTCACCCCGTACATGAAGGAACTCACCGCGCTGGTCACCGACTACATCGAGTCCACCGGGACCGAGGTCGTGGACTCCCTGAGCCTCGAGGTCCCCGACAACCTCGCCGTCGCCCGACTCGACCCCGCGGATCTGCGCGACCACTACCAGCGCCTCGACCTCAGCGGAGCGGACGCCCTGGTCCTCTCGGCCTGCGTACAGATGCCGTCCCTGGAGGCGATCCAGCCTGTCGAGGACGCCTGCGGCATCCCCGTACTCTCAGCGGCGACCGCGACGACCTACCGTCTGCTCACCGAACTCGGCCTGCCGCCGACCGTGCCAGGGGCGGGGCACCTGCTCAGTGGAAAGATCGGAACTGCTGCGGCAGCGACCGCGAGCTCAGTCGTGCCCGACTGA
- a CDS encoding MarR family winged helix-turn-helix transcriptional regulator, which yields MTDSTADATPAADAPSAPRRLVEAPGFQARRLYQAYLAVWVRSVDATLTGPQFAVLQIAQANPGLDQKSLADLAALDTSTMTDIARRLETRGLLARTPSPADARRKLLHLTEEGHKVVDAANVRARQLDEQLLQSYAPERREQVVRELTLLADRWEQLARSS from the coding sequence ATGACCGACTCCACGGCTGACGCCACGCCGGCTGCCGATGCCCCCAGCGCTCCCCGCCGTCTCGTCGAGGCTCCCGGCTTCCAGGCCCGGCGCCTCTATCAGGCATATCTGGCGGTCTGGGTGCGCAGCGTCGACGCGACACTGACCGGTCCTCAGTTCGCGGTGCTGCAGATCGCCCAGGCCAATCCCGGACTGGATCAGAAGTCCCTGGCCGACCTTGCCGCCCTCGACACCTCCACCATGACCGACATCGCGCGCCGCTTGGAGACCCGTGGGCTGCTCGCCCGCACCCCGTCGCCCGCCGACGCCCGACGCAAGCTGCTGCATCTGACGGAGGAGGGCCACAAGGTGGTCGACGCGGCGAACGTGCGGGCCCGGCAACTGGACGAGCAGTTGCTCCAGTCCTACGCCCCGGAGCGACGCGAGCAGGTCGTCCGTGAGTTGACTCTCCTGGCAGACCGCTGGGAGCAGTTGGCCCGCAGTTCCTGA
- a CDS encoding alpha/beta fold hydrolase, translated as MTHRTLPQAALADLADIPARSRWTHRDGIRLHALDYGGDGVPLLILPGITSPAVTMDFVARALTDLARPVVLDVRGRGLSDDGEGYTLENYAADVEAVVEQLDLDRPLLLGHSMGARIAAAAAVRGKIALRGVVLVDPPLSGPGRGPYPTTLEAFLTQLHEAQRGTDAGEVARAWPRWPRREQELRARWLSSCGETAVRATHEGFESEDFFDWWPRIDAATPTTLLYGADSPVVTAEGAAEAERALPSARLVQVPDAGHMLFWDNPDIALALLREALTTPHPLQECPSMGKLVHDRLHG; from the coding sequence ATGACCCATCGCACCCTCCCCCAGGCCGCGCTCGCCGACCTCGCGGACATCCCGGCCCGAAGCCGCTGGACACACCGGGACGGCATCCGCCTGCACGCCCTCGACTACGGCGGCGACGGCGTCCCGCTGCTGATCCTGCCGGGCATCACCTCCCCTGCCGTCACCATGGACTTCGTAGCTCGAGCGCTGACCGACCTCGCGCGTCCCGTCGTACTGGACGTGCGCGGCCGCGGCCTGTCCGACGACGGCGAGGGCTACACCCTGGAGAACTATGCCGCCGACGTCGAGGCCGTTGTCGAACAACTGGACCTGGACCGCCCGCTGCTGCTCGGGCACTCGATGGGCGCACGCATCGCCGCAGCGGCAGCCGTGCGCGGCAAAATCGCGCTGCGCGGCGTCGTGCTCGTCGATCCGCCGCTGTCCGGCCCGGGCCGCGGCCCGTACCCCACCACTCTGGAGGCCTTTCTCACGCAGTTGCACGAGGCTCAGCGCGGCACGGACGCCGGCGAGGTCGCCAGGGCCTGGCCTCGGTGGCCCCGCCGTGAACAGGAGTTGCGGGCCCGCTGGCTGAGCAGCTGCGGCGAGACGGCGGTCAGGGCCACGCACGAGGGCTTCGAGAGCGAGGACTTCTTCGACTGGTGGCCCCGGATCGACGCGGCCACACCGACAACGCTGCTGTACGGGGCGGACAGCCCGGTGGTGACGGCCGAAGGAGCAGCCGAAGCCGAACGAGCCCTGCCGTCCGCCCGACTCGTCCAGGTCCCGGACGCCGGCCACATGCTGTTCTGGGACAACCCGGACATCGCCCTCGCCCTTTTGCGTGAGGCCCTCACAACTCCCCACCCACTTCAGGAATGCCCCTCCATGGGAAAGTTGGTCCATGACCGACTCCACGGCTGA
- a CDS encoding isochorismatase family protein: MTAHYGPRTDSVYERAGFGAPVSRGAHPALVIVDLTRGFTEPGFPTGSDLTEAVAATVQLIEAARDAHLPVIFTAISYSPAEADGRSLAWLDKAPGMRALREASDAVALDPRLPYRDGDVLIVKKGASAFFGTSLAAQLTALGRDTVLVCGATTSGCVRATAVDAVQSGFPVLVPRDAVGDRAQGPHDAALFDIQAKYGDVIDQCDALTYLADLAKFPGTP, from the coding sequence ATGACCGCGCACTACGGTCCGCGGACCGATTCCGTCTACGAGCGGGCGGGCTTCGGCGCCCCCGTGTCCCGCGGCGCCCATCCCGCGCTCGTCATCGTCGACCTCACCCGCGGCTTCACCGAGCCCGGCTTCCCCACCGGCAGCGACCTCACCGAGGCTGTCGCCGCCACTGTCCAGCTCATCGAGGCGGCGCGCGACGCACACCTGCCCGTGATCTTTACAGCGATCTCCTACTCCCCTGCCGAGGCCGACGGCCGCTCTCTTGCCTGGCTGGACAAGGCGCCGGGCATGCGCGCGCTGCGCGAGGCAAGCGACGCGGTCGCGCTCGACCCCCGCCTGCCGTACCGGGACGGGGACGTACTGATCGTGAAGAAGGGCGCATCGGCGTTCTTCGGCACCTCGCTCGCCGCCCAGCTGACGGCGCTGGGCCGGGACACGGTGCTGGTGTGCGGCGCGACGACGAGCGGCTGCGTACGAGCCACCGCCGTCGACGCCGTCCAGTCGGGCTTCCCCGTCCTGGTGCCGCGGGACGCGGTGGGCGACCGCGCCCAAGGCCCGCACGACGCCGCGCTCTTCGACATCCAGGCCAAGTACGGCGACGTCATCGACCAGTGCGACGCACTCACCTATCTCGCCGATCTCGCCAAGTTCCCCGGCACACCGTGA
- a CDS encoding SRPBCC family protein, translated as MILTNEIAVPAAPDAVFALLNEVDRVASCMPGAALDGRDADDAWRGTVKVKVGPITAGYAGTVRFLESDADKRRLRLKASGADVHGSGDAEAAVDLEVADAPDGSGSLLRISTDLVIRGKIAQFGKGAIVTVSDRLLRQFAQNLVAQLSTGNPPAQSAPHAATAVAQPASLPAPVTTSELDGLALLAGPTAARYAPMAAAFAAGMVQGWLLTRAFSRRCSHR; from the coding sequence GTGATCCTTACCAACGAGATCGCGGTGCCCGCCGCCCCCGATGCCGTGTTCGCCCTGCTCAACGAGGTCGACCGGGTGGCCTCCTGTATGCCGGGCGCCGCACTCGACGGGCGCGACGCCGACGACGCGTGGCGTGGCACGGTGAAGGTCAAGGTCGGGCCGATCACGGCCGGATACGCGGGCACGGTGCGCTTCCTCGAGTCGGACGCCGACAAGCGCCGCCTTCGGCTCAAGGCCAGCGGCGCCGACGTCCACGGCAGCGGGGACGCCGAGGCAGCCGTCGACCTGGAGGTCGCCGACGCCCCGGACGGCTCCGGTTCGCTGCTGCGGATCTCGACCGATCTGGTCATCCGCGGAAAGATCGCCCAGTTCGGCAAGGGCGCCATCGTGACCGTCTCCGACCGGCTCCTGCGGCAGTTCGCGCAGAACCTGGTCGCGCAGCTGTCCACCGGCAACCCTCCTGCGCAGAGCGCTCCGCACGCCGCGACGGCCGTCGCGCAGCCGGCCTCCCTGCCCGCTCCTGTCACGACATCCGAACTCGACGGGCTCGCCCTGCTCGCCGGCCCCACCGCCGCCCGGTACGCGCCCATGGCCGCCGCCTTCGCCGCCGGGATGGTCCAGGGCTGGCTGCTAACCCGCGCCTTCTCCCGTCGCTGCTCCCACCGTTGA
- a CDS encoding (2Fe-2S)-binding protein — protein MNSATDQQLVTLTVNGTSREVVLDPRRTLADTLRHELGLTGTHLACEHGICGACTVLVDGRPARSCLMFAVQAEGRQVRTVESLGEGDQLGDLQQSFADHHGLQCGFCTPGFLMLAEGFLAQNPDADREEIREAVSSNLCRCTGYQTIVDAVEHCAAARRTQRTGRLPYEGNAQ, from the coding sequence GTGAACAGCGCCACCGACCAGCAGCTGGTGACCCTCACCGTCAACGGCACCTCACGCGAGGTCGTCCTCGACCCGCGCCGCACCCTCGCCGACACCCTGCGCCACGAGCTAGGGCTCACGGGCACGCACCTCGCCTGCGAACACGGGATCTGCGGGGCGTGCACAGTCCTCGTCGACGGACGCCCCGCCCGCTCCTGTCTGATGTTCGCCGTGCAGGCAGAGGGACGGCAGGTGCGCACCGTCGAATCGCTCGGCGAGGGAGACCAACTGGGCGATCTGCAGCAGTCGTTCGCCGACCACCACGGCCTCCAATGCGGCTTCTGCACGCCCGGCTTCCTCATGCTCGCCGAGGGCTTCCTGGCCCAGAACCCGGACGCGGACCGGGAGGAGATCCGCGAAGCCGTCTCCTCCAACCTGTGCCGCTGCACCGGCTATCAGACCATCGTCGACGCGGTCGAGCACTGCGCCGCCGCCCGCCGCACGCAGAGGACCGGTCGCCTGCCGTACGAAGGGAATGCCCAGTGA